One window of Trinickia caryophylli genomic DNA carries:
- a CDS encoding GlsB/YeaQ/YmgE family stress response membrane protein gives MAAHGIIAWLIIGAVAGWLAGLIVGGGGFGLLGDIAVGIIGAIAGGWLAGVLHIHVGSGFIASIITATVGAVVLILLLRLIRRA, from the coding sequence ATGGCGGCACACGGGATCATTGCTTGGCTCATCATCGGCGCTGTGGCAGGCTGGCTTGCCGGCCTGATAGTCGGTGGAGGCGGCTTCGGCCTGCTCGGCGATATCGCTGTCGGCATCATCGGTGCGATTGCGGGAGGCTGGCTGGCGGGCGTGCTCCATATTCATGTCGGCAGCGGTTTCATTGCATCGATCATCACGGCCACGGTTGGCGCGGTCGTTCTCATCCTGCTGCTAAGGTTGATTCGGCGGGCGTAG
- a CDS encoding ABC transporter permease — MRSSETHAARRHQRREDRAMLLLMAPALAIVVVLLVVPLAWLSWQSIRQDGGFTLANYRRLFSGTYLDTFLLTFKLSGIVTGITLLLGYPVAYLAASVRPRVSALILGMVVLPFWTSVLVRTYAWLVLLQRTGIVNKALVASGLVDQPLRLAYNEFGTIIAMVHILLPFMVLPLYSAMQKIPGSLSQAAASLGASPAHAFVRVFLPLSMGGVVAGVTLVFVLCLGFYITPELMGGGKSIMVSMVVSRNVEIYNSWGAASSLSVVLLLCVFAIFYAASRVIPLDKTLGAK; from the coding sequence ATGCGCTCGAGCGAGACACATGCGGCGAGGCGCCACCAGCGGCGCGAGGATCGCGCGATGTTGTTGCTGATGGCGCCAGCATTGGCGATCGTCGTCGTTCTGCTCGTCGTGCCGCTTGCATGGTTGTCGTGGCAATCGATCCGGCAGGACGGCGGCTTCACGCTCGCGAATTACCGGCGCCTTTTCAGCGGCACCTATCTCGACACTTTTTTGCTCACGTTCAAGCTGAGTGGCATCGTCACCGGCATCACGCTGCTGCTCGGCTACCCGGTGGCTTATCTTGCGGCGTCCGTGCGCCCCAGGGTGAGCGCGTTGATCCTCGGGATGGTGGTCCTGCCGTTCTGGACGAGCGTGCTCGTGCGCACCTATGCATGGCTCGTGCTGCTCCAGCGCACCGGCATCGTCAACAAGGCGCTCGTTGCGTCCGGTCTCGTCGATCAACCGCTGCGGCTCGCCTACAACGAGTTCGGCACCATCATCGCGATGGTCCATATACTCTTGCCGTTCATGGTCCTGCCGCTTTACTCGGCGATGCAAAAGATCCCCGGTAGTTTGTCGCAGGCGGCAGCGAGCCTCGGAGCCTCGCCGGCCCACGCGTTCGTGCGTGTGTTTCTGCCCTTGTCGATGGGCGGTGTCGTGGCCGGCGTCACGCTTGTGTTCGTGCTTTGTCTGGGTTTCTACATCACGCCGGAGCTCATGGGCGGCGGCAAGTCGATCATGGTCTCGATGGTCGTGAGCCGCAATGTGGAAATCTACAACAGCTGGGGGGCGGCGAGTTCGTTGAGCGTCGTGCTGCTGCTGTGCGTGTTCGCGATCTTCTACGCGGCGAGCCGCGTGATCCCTCTCGACAAGACATTGGGGGCGAAATGA
- a CDS encoding aldehyde dehydrogenase family protein → MKNALKFYIDGAWSAPAGDARLPVIDPCTEAPFAEVALGEARDVDRAVAAAKRAFPTFALTDPAERIALVRRILDVYLTRSDEIADTISREIGAPRQLARDWQAGLGRRHLEELLRTCETFAWRRQKGTTLVCYEPVGVAALITPWNWPINQIVCKVAPALVAGCTMVLKPSEVSPLNAVLFAEVLEEAGVPAGVFNLVHGDGPTVGARLCAHPDVDMVSFTGSTRAGVQVATLAAPTVKRVHQELGGKSANLLLDDVDFDAAVTRGVNSCFNNSGQSCNAPTRMLVPAARHGEAVEIARRAATAHCVGPADAPETTMGPVVSHVQFERVQRLIAAGIDEGATLVAGGLGRPEGLERGYYVRPTVFADVRPDMAVAREEIFGPVLSILPYRDEEDAIAIANDSPYGLAAYVQSRDLDRARRVAFRLRAGSIHLNYPAWDPGAPFGGYKQSGNGREYGEWGLESFLEVKGVIGHGG, encoded by the coding sequence ATGAAGAATGCCTTGAAGTTCTACATCGATGGCGCGTGGAGCGCCCCGGCCGGCGATGCACGGCTGCCGGTAATCGATCCGTGCACCGAAGCGCCGTTCGCGGAGGTCGCGCTCGGCGAGGCGCGCGACGTCGATCGGGCCGTGGCTGCCGCGAAGCGGGCGTTCCCGACGTTCGCGCTGACCGATCCTGCCGAGCGCATTGCGCTCGTACGCCGGATTCTCGACGTCTATCTGACCCGCAGCGACGAGATCGCCGACACGATCTCGCGCGAGATCGGCGCGCCGCGTCAGCTTGCGCGGGACTGGCAAGCGGGGCTCGGGCGCCGGCATCTGGAAGAACTGCTGCGTACCTGCGAAACGTTCGCGTGGCGGCGCCAGAAGGGCACGACGCTCGTGTGCTACGAGCCGGTCGGCGTTGCCGCGCTGATCACGCCGTGGAACTGGCCGATCAATCAGATCGTCTGCAAGGTTGCGCCGGCGCTCGTGGCGGGCTGCACAATGGTGCTCAAGCCCAGCGAGGTATCGCCCTTGAACGCCGTGCTCTTCGCCGAAGTGCTCGAGGAGGCGGGTGTGCCGGCCGGTGTTTTCAACCTCGTGCATGGCGATGGCCCAACGGTCGGTGCCAGGTTGTGCGCTCATCCGGACGTGGATATGGTCTCCTTCACCGGTTCGACGCGAGCCGGGGTACAGGTGGCGACGCTCGCCGCGCCGACCGTCAAGCGCGTGCACCAGGAACTGGGTGGCAAGTCCGCGAATCTGCTGCTCGACGATGTCGATTTCGATGCGGCAGTGACGAGGGGCGTCAACAGCTGTTTCAACAACAGCGGGCAATCGTGTAATGCACCGACGCGCATGCTCGTGCCGGCCGCGCGTCACGGTGAGGCTGTCGAGATCGCGCGGCGCGCAGCAACTGCGCATTGCGTCGGCCCCGCCGATGCTCCGGAAACGACGATGGGCCCGGTTGTCAGCCACGTGCAGTTCGAGCGCGTGCAACGGTTGATTGCAGCCGGCATTGACGAAGGTGCGACGCTCGTCGCCGGTGGGCTCGGCCGGCCCGAGGGACTGGAGCGCGGCTACTACGTGCGCCCGACGGTGTTTGCGGACGTACGGCCCGACATGGCGGTTGCGCGCGAAGAGATCTTCGGGCCCGTGTTGTCGATCCTGCCTTATCGCGACGAGGAGGACGCCATCGCAATCGCCAACGACAGCCCCTATGGGCTTGCCGCATACGTGCAGTCGCGCGATCTCGATCGTGCCCGTCGCGTTGCGTTCAGACTGCGTGCGGGGAGCATTCACCTGAACTACCCCGCATGGGACCCTGGTGCGCCGTTCGGTGGTTACAAGCAATCCGGAAACGGACGGGAGTACGGCGAATGGGGGCTCGAATCGTTTCTCGAAGTGAAGGGGGTCATCGGGCACGGAGGCTGA
- a CDS encoding HAD-IA family hydrolase, with protein sequence MKLTDFKVLTFDVVGTLIDFEQGVLASVRRLGGPAARDLSDEQIFEPYMRGRARFPGRSSHEMANVYLSLAKELGLPDDAQSAAAFQRDVLEWPAFADSVEALKRLRKHFRLVAMTNADRVALSSYAHTLGDPFDDSVCCDETGVAKPDPQFFAYNRGRQAAFGYKFREILHTAQSQYHDIGVATQLGYATCWIERRQGQKGFGATPVPERITTPTFCFPTLAALADAVEAELALA encoded by the coding sequence ATGAAGCTCACCGATTTCAAGGTGCTGACATTCGACGTCGTCGGCACGCTCATCGACTTCGAGCAGGGGGTGCTTGCATCGGTGCGCCGCCTCGGCGGCCCCGCCGCTCGGGATCTGAGCGACGAACAGATCTTCGAGCCGTACATGCGCGGTCGCGCCAGGTTTCCGGGGCGATCCAGCCATGAAATGGCGAACGTCTATCTGTCGCTCGCGAAGGAACTGGGCTTGCCCGACGATGCGCAATCGGCCGCCGCGTTTCAGCGCGACGTGCTCGAGTGGCCCGCATTCGCGGATTCGGTCGAAGCCCTCAAACGGCTGCGCAAGCATTTCCGGCTGGTTGCGATGACGAACGCGGACCGCGTTGCGCTTTCCTCTTACGCGCACACGCTCGGCGACCCTTTCGACGACTCCGTTTGCTGCGACGAGACCGGCGTTGCCAAGCCGGACCCTCAGTTCTTCGCGTACAACCGCGGGCGCCAAGCCGCATTCGGCTACAAGTTTCGCGAGATTCTTCATACGGCGCAAAGCCAGTACCACGACATCGGTGTGGCGACGCAACTGGGCTACGCGACTTGCTGGATAGAACGCCGCCAGGGCCAGAAAGGCTTCGGCGCGACGCCGGTGCCCGAACGGATCACGACGCCGACGTTCTGCTTTCCGACGCTCGCCGCGCTCGCGGATGCCGTGGAAGCCGAACTCGCCCTGGCCTGA
- a CDS encoding ABC transporter permease — protein MKPNPLVRGLLVASVALILAFLMIPVVIVVPLSFSDTRFMTFPPPALSLRWYQAFFGNPDWLAAARTTLIVSSCATAIATPIGIAAAYAIEHGAHPLIRRLRTVLMLPLMVPIIIVAVGVFFVYARMDYVNTLGGLVLANTMLGLPYVVIAVGADLRSFDHAQEMAARSLGMNRLRSFVAVTLPQIRSSVISGAVFVFIQALDETVVALFVSGGGNQTLTRRMFVTLRDEIDPTIAAISTMLTALTLALILMMVISRRGGGIAEAARA, from the coding sequence ATGAAACCCAATCCGCTCGTGCGCGGGCTGCTCGTCGCATCGGTCGCCCTCATCCTTGCGTTTCTGATGATTCCCGTCGTGATCGTCGTGCCGCTCTCGTTCTCCGATACGCGTTTCATGACGTTCCCGCCGCCGGCGCTGTCACTGCGGTGGTACCAGGCGTTCTTCGGCAATCCGGATTGGCTCGCGGCTGCGCGCACGACGCTCATCGTCTCTTCGTGCGCGACTGCCATCGCGACACCCATTGGAATCGCGGCGGCCTATGCGATCGAACATGGCGCACATCCGCTGATCCGCCGACTGCGCACGGTGCTGATGCTGCCGCTGATGGTGCCCATCATCATCGTTGCCGTGGGCGTATTCTTCGTCTATGCGCGAATGGACTACGTGAACACGCTCGGCGGGCTGGTTCTTGCCAATACGATGCTCGGATTGCCGTATGTCGTCATCGCCGTCGGTGCGGACCTGCGCTCCTTCGACCACGCGCAGGAGATGGCTGCGCGCAGCCTGGGAATGAACCGGCTGCGCAGCTTCGTGGCCGTGACGTTGCCGCAGATCCGCTCGAGCGTGATCTCGGGCGCGGTGTTCGTGTTCATTCAGGCGCTGGACGAGACGGTCGTCGCGCTCTTCGTTTCGGGCGGTGGGAACCAGACGCTCACGCGCCGGATGTTCGTTACGCTGCGCGACGAGATCGATCCGACGATTGCGGCGATCAGCACGATGCTCACGGCGCTCACGCTGGCGTTGATACTCATGATGGTCATCAGTCGCCGCGGCGGCGGCATTGCGGAGGCAGCGCGCGCATGA
- a CDS encoding NAD(P)/FAD-dependent oxidoreductase — protein MLAPLVSSSPQPDSLWRHLAARTGELDLPIGGGPLARDVQTDVAVIGAGYSGLAAAHALSRRGVPCVVLDANPVGWGASGRNGGVVSSKFRLSFPAIAAAHGLDVAKRMHRLAHDGVRAVESFVDEFAIAGAAFERTGSLRCAHTERALAACVAEADWVRTSLGDRSMTVLTRGEIEAESGSKGFVGGVLSADAGTILPLEYVRGIARGLAARGVPIHEATPVVAIERVPGKPGVSARTPAATVRAKQLIVATNAYCGLTPATAAYRRELVPFRSAMIATERLPAELDAKLMVARRSYTETRRMMKWFRRADGRMLFGGRDAFGKEGQRTGFDALRRAMVALFPDLEGLRIEFQWSGYVGMTFNALPHVGRSDEATVFCLGYNGAGIAMASLVGQHAAALALGETPDLALLAQKGLRPVPFHSLRGPGVRLVAAWYQLLDAMGV, from the coding sequence ATGCTCGCGCCGCTCGTCTCTTCCTCGCCGCAGCCCGATTCGCTTTGGCGCCACCTCGCTGCGCGCACCGGTGAGCTCGATCTGCCGATCGGCGGCGGGCCGCTCGCGCGGGACGTGCAGACCGACGTTGCCGTGATCGGCGCCGGCTATTCGGGCCTTGCGGCCGCGCACGCATTGAGCCGGCGCGGTGTGCCGTGCGTGGTGCTCGACGCCAATCCGGTGGGGTGGGGCGCGAGCGGGCGCAACGGCGGGGTCGTGTCGTCGAAGTTCCGGTTGTCGTTTCCGGCGATCGCGGCGGCGCACGGGCTCGACGTCGCCAAGCGGATGCATCGGCTGGCGCACGATGGGGTGCGAGCCGTCGAATCGTTCGTCGACGAGTTTGCCATCGCGGGGGCGGCGTTCGAGCGCACGGGTAGCCTGCGCTGCGCGCACACCGAACGCGCGCTCGCCGCTTGCGTTGCCGAAGCGGACTGGGTGCGCACCTCGCTCGGCGATCGTTCGATGACGGTGTTGACGCGCGGCGAGATCGAGGCGGAGTCGGGATCGAAAGGGTTTGTCGGTGGGGTGCTGAGCGCGGATGCCGGTACCATCCTGCCGCTCGAATACGTGCGTGGTATTGCGCGCGGTCTTGCCGCGCGCGGCGTGCCGATTCACGAAGCGACGCCCGTGGTGGCGATCGAGCGGGTGCCGGGCAAGCCGGGCGTCAGTGCGCGCACGCCGGCGGCCACGGTGCGCGCGAAGCAACTGATCGTCGCGACGAACGCCTATTGCGGCCTGACGCCGGCAACGGCCGCCTATCGGCGCGAGCTGGTGCCGTTTCGCAGCGCGATGATCGCGACCGAGCGGCTGCCGGCCGAACTGGACGCGAAACTGATGGTCGCCCGGCGCAGCTATACCGAGACGCGTCGGATGATGAAATGGTTTCGCCGTGCCGACGGACGCATGCTGTTCGGTGGGCGCGATGCATTCGGCAAGGAGGGGCAGCGCACCGGCTTCGACGCGCTGCGCCGCGCAATGGTTGCGTTGTTCCCCGATCTCGAGGGCCTGCGCATCGAATTCCAGTGGTCGGGCTATGTCGGCATGACCTTCAACGCGCTGCCTCACGTGGGCCGCAGCGATGAGGCCACGGTGTTCTGCCTCGGCTACAACGGCGCCGGCATTGCCATGGCGAGCCTTGTCGGCCAACACGCCGCCGCGCTGGCGCTCGGAGAAACGCCCGATCTTGCGCTGCTCGCGCAAAAGGGGCTGCGGCCCGTCCCATTTCATTCGCTGCGTGGCCCCGGGGTCCGGCTCGTCGCGGCTTGGTACCAGCTTCTCGATGCCATGGGGGTATGA
- a CDS encoding ABC transporter ATP-binding protein, with amino-acid sequence MDARARTGVSIRSAAKRYGPVVALDDVSLDVSQGEFVSLLGPSGSGKTTLLGILGGFVQPSAGSVWVGDRDITFVPPHKRNIGMVFQSYALFPHMTVGENIAFPLRARREPRAGWARKVADALAMVELRGYEHRRIGELSGGQRQRVALARAMVFEPQLILMDEPLSALDKQLRETMQIELRRLHRRLGATIVYVTHDQREALTMSDRVAVLKDGRLVQVDTPEHLYDRPCNAFVASFIGEATLLPVTRAGVDAVRLGEAVLRTAYPLPPADRLLLAVQTEKLVIDVGDAPPDANRLTARVTEVLYQGESLRVFASLADGTTVSLRQPGNHEARQRVPQPGASVRVALSPRDTIVVPA; translated from the coding sequence ATGGATGCACGAGCCAGAACCGGCGTATCGATTCGATCCGCCGCAAAGCGTTACGGGCCAGTCGTGGCGCTGGACGATGTGTCGCTCGACGTCTCGCAGGGCGAATTCGTCTCGCTGCTCGGACCGTCCGGGTCCGGCAAGACGACGTTGCTCGGCATCCTGGGCGGCTTCGTCCAGCCCAGTGCCGGTAGCGTCTGGGTGGGCGACCGGGACATTACATTCGTGCCGCCGCACAAGCGCAACATCGGCATGGTGTTTCAGAGCTACGCGCTCTTTCCTCATATGACCGTCGGCGAGAATATCGCATTTCCATTGCGCGCCCGCCGCGAGCCTCGGGCTGGCTGGGCCCGCAAAGTGGCGGATGCGCTCGCAATGGTCGAGCTTCGCGGCTACGAACACCGAAGGATCGGCGAATTGTCGGGCGGGCAACGGCAGCGCGTCGCGCTCGCCCGAGCGATGGTGTTCGAGCCGCAACTGATCTTGATGGACGAGCCGCTCTCCGCGCTCGACAAGCAGTTGCGCGAGACGATGCAAATCGAGCTGCGGCGGCTGCATCGCCGGCTCGGGGCGACGATTGTCTATGTCACGCATGACCAGCGCGAAGCGCTGACGATGAGCGACCGGGTCGCCGTGCTGAAAGACGGCAGGCTTGTGCAGGTCGATACGCCCGAGCATTTGTATGACCGGCCCTGCAACGCCTTCGTAGCGAGCTTCATCGGCGAGGCCACATTGCTGCCCGTCACGCGGGCCGGCGTGGATGCCGTGCGCCTCGGCGAGGCCGTGCTGCGCACCGCGTACCCGCTTCCGCCCGCCGACCGTTTGCTGCTCGCGGTGCAGACCGAGAAACTCGTGATCGACGTGGGCGACGCACCGCCCGACGCGAACCGGCTTACCGCGCGTGTGACAGAGGTGTTGTACCAGGGCGAGAGCCTGCGCGTGTTTGCGTCGCTCGCCGACGGCACGACGGTCAGCCTGCGCCAGCCCGGCAATCACGAGGCGCGGCAGCGGGTCCCGCAGCCCGGCGCTTCGGTGCGCGTCGCGCTTTCTCCGCGCGACACGATCGTCGTACCGGCATGA
- a CDS encoding heavy metal sensor histidine kinase, translating into MTEKVAPYSLLTRLTLAFALVAGTAFALTGAYLYRSLSTELQRRDDIEIAGKLSQFLQLARASGSTQRIRATPAVFHEVLLSHPGVYLGIDDAHDRSLVEHTAGPAVSFSAISPRGQPARVPYTCEPPGIGPSRCIVASDTLPSGEEIRIALVRTATDRQSLLKSYRVDIWFAVAAGATLLGGLGYAIARRGLRPVETLGRQTSTIEAHNLSERLDIRGGPIELRELASSVNRMLDRLERAFVRLSQFSSDLAHDMRTPLANVISSSQVTLSRPRTSEEYEALIDSNIEECERLQRMIENMLFLARTDNAQQHLKLSDLDSRIELMRLASYFQAIADEKNVDIVVRGDARVSADATLFRRALSNLVSNAIDHATAGSTVVLGAFQPAGCTAIEVTNSGRPIAPEHIDRIFERFYRVDAARHGSSRNAGLGLAIVKSIMELHRGSVDVASSDAGTTFTLRFPASAGT; encoded by the coding sequence ATGACGGAAAAGGTGGCGCCTTATTCGCTGCTTACGCGCTTGACGCTCGCCTTTGCCCTTGTTGCCGGAACGGCGTTTGCGCTGACCGGTGCTTACCTGTATCGGTCTCTGTCCACCGAACTGCAACGGCGCGACGACATCGAGATCGCGGGCAAACTGAGCCAGTTCCTGCAGTTGGCCCGGGCAAGCGGCTCGACGCAGCGAATTCGCGCAACGCCAGCGGTGTTTCATGAGGTGCTTCTTTCGCATCCCGGCGTGTACCTGGGCATTGACGACGCGCACGACCGGTCGCTCGTCGAACACACGGCCGGGCCGGCCGTGTCGTTCAGCGCGATCTCGCCGCGCGGCCAGCCCGCTCGCGTTCCCTATACCTGCGAGCCGCCGGGAATAGGTCCGTCGCGCTGTATCGTCGCGAGCGACACGCTGCCGTCAGGAGAGGAGATCCGGATCGCGCTCGTGCGGACCGCGACTGACCGACAGTCGCTGCTCAAGAGCTATCGCGTCGACATCTGGTTTGCGGTTGCCGCGGGCGCGACATTGCTCGGCGGCTTGGGTTATGCGATCGCCCGCCGCGGACTGCGCCCGGTGGAAACCCTGGGCCGCCAGACATCGACCATCGAGGCACACAATCTGAGCGAGCGGCTCGACATACGCGGCGGACCGATCGAGCTGCGCGAACTCGCCTCGTCGGTCAACCGGATGTTGGATCGGCTCGAACGTGCATTCGTGCGCCTTTCCCAGTTTTCCTCCGACCTCGCCCACGATATGCGTACGCCGCTCGCGAACGTGATCAGTTCGTCACAGGTCACGTTGTCTCGGCCGCGGACGAGCGAGGAATATGAGGCGTTGATCGACTCGAACATCGAGGAATGCGAGCGCCTGCAGCGCATGATCGAGAACATGCTGTTCCTCGCGCGTACCGATAACGCGCAGCAACACCTGAAGCTGTCGGATCTCGACTCGCGGATCGAGCTGATGCGGTTGGCTTCGTATTTCCAAGCCATTGCCGACGAAAAGAACGTGGACATCGTGGTCCGCGGCGACGCGCGCGTATCCGCGGACGCCACGTTGTTTCGGCGGGCGCTCAGCAATCTCGTGTCGAATGCCATCGACCATGCGACGGCGGGGTCGACTGTCGTGCTGGGTGCTTTTCAGCCGGCCGGCTGCACCGCGATCGAGGTGACGAATAGCGGGCGGCCGATCGCGCCGGAGCACATCGATCGCATTTTTGAGCGCTTCTACCGCGTTGACGCCGCCCGGCATGGCTCATCCAGGAACGCCGGGCTGGGCCTCGCCATCGTCAAATCGATCATGGAACTGCACCGCGGAAGCGTCGATGTGGCGAGCAGCGACGCCGGCACCACTTTCACCCTCCGCTTTCCCGCTTCCGCGGGGACATGA
- a CDS encoding heavy metal response regulator transcription factor: protein MRILIVEDEPKMASYLQKGLTEASYTVDLAANGKDGLFLALHEHFDLIVLDVMLPQLDGFEVLKRLRAEKQTPVLLLTAREAIEDKVAGLELGADDYLPKPFAYAEFLARIRSLMRRAPRNIRDRLAIADLEIDLLKRRVRRGDDRIDLTAQEFALLQLLAEREGEVLTRTFITSQIWDMNFDSDTNVVDAAIKRLRAKIDNPYDRKLIHTIRGMGYVLEDRS, encoded by the coding sequence ATGCGGATACTCATAGTCGAAGACGAGCCGAAGATGGCGTCATATCTCCAGAAGGGGCTGACGGAGGCAAGCTATACGGTCGACCTCGCCGCAAACGGCAAGGACGGATTGTTTCTGGCACTGCACGAACACTTCGATCTGATCGTGCTCGATGTCATGCTGCCGCAATTGGACGGATTCGAGGTGCTCAAGCGCCTTCGGGCGGAAAAGCAGACGCCCGTTCTCCTGTTGACCGCGCGCGAGGCGATCGAGGACAAGGTGGCTGGTCTCGAACTCGGTGCCGACGACTATCTGCCGAAGCCGTTCGCCTATGCCGAGTTCCTCGCACGTATCCGGTCTTTGATGCGGCGCGCGCCGAGAAACATCCGGGACCGGCTCGCCATCGCCGATCTGGAGATCGACCTGCTCAAGCGGCGGGTACGCCGTGGCGACGATCGTATCGACTTGACCGCGCAGGAGTTCGCGTTGCTGCAACTCCTGGCCGAGCGCGAAGGCGAGGTTTTGACGCGCACGTTCATTACTTCTCAGATCTGGGACATGAACTTCGACAGCGATACGAACGTCGTCGACGCCGCGATCAAACGCCTGCGTGCCAAGATCGACAATCCGTATGATCGAAAACTGATTCACACCATCCGGGGGATGGGGTACGTCCTCGAGGATCGTTCATGA
- a CDS encoding LysR family transcriptional regulator gives MPSLRRKLPSANALFVFEAAARCGNFTRAAQELYVSQPAVSRMLSRMEDHLGVRLFERVHGGIELTENGRILYRKISEGLNGIEDAIREIEARATGIEPVTLSVSTAFTTHWLMPRMSRLNQAFPAIDLRFQLISGRIGGPLGDVDLGMRFVHEGEMRENSVPVMPEILLPVCNPRYQELAYTDEWRAHGDTVIVMDDEERGWHARFAAFKNGTRHAASVLSFNDYAIVVQAALLGQGIALGWVNVVMHWLAQHALVPAENEVRVTDRMCCLSWAPGRPMRPIVVAVRDWLIAEMRADIEAVDAAYPALGLSAAVGAGLRRWA, from the coding sequence ATGCCCAGCCTACGCAGAAAGCTACCCAGCGCCAACGCGCTTTTCGTGTTCGAAGCGGCCGCGCGTTGCGGCAACTTCACGCGCGCGGCGCAGGAGTTGTACGTCAGCCAGCCGGCCGTCAGCCGGATGCTCTCGCGCATGGAGGACCATCTCGGTGTGCGCCTCTTCGAGCGCGTGCACGGCGGCATAGAGCTGACCGAGAACGGCCGGATCCTGTACCGAAAGATTTCCGAGGGATTGAACGGCATCGAGGACGCGATTCGCGAGATCGAAGCGCGTGCGACAGGCATCGAGCCCGTCACGCTGTCGGTGTCGACCGCATTCACGACACACTGGCTGATGCCGCGTATGAGCCGGCTCAATCAGGCTTTTCCCGCGATCGACTTGCGCTTCCAATTGATTTCCGGCCGGATCGGCGGCCCGCTCGGCGATGTGGATCTCGGGATGCGTTTCGTGCATGAGGGCGAAATGCGCGAGAACAGTGTGCCCGTGATGCCGGAGATCCTGCTCCCCGTTTGCAATCCGCGCTATCAGGAACTCGCGTACACCGACGAATGGCGCGCTCACGGCGACACCGTGATCGTGATGGATGACGAAGAGCGTGGCTGGCACGCGCGGTTTGCCGCCTTCAAGAACGGAACGCGGCATGCGGCCAGCGTATTGAGCTTCAACGACTACGCCATCGTCGTACAGGCGGCACTGCTCGGCCAGGGAATCGCACTTGGCTGGGTGAACGTCGTCATGCACTGGCTTGCGCAGCACGCGCTCGTGCCGGCGGAAAACGAGGTGCGGGTTACGGACCGCATGTGCTGCCTTTCATGGGCGCCGGGCCGGCCCATGCGGCCGATCGTGGTCGCCGTGCGCGATTGGCTGATCGCCGAGATGCGTGCGGATATCGAGGCGGTCGATGCGGCTTATCCCGCTCTCGGGCTGTCTGCGGCAGTGGGAGCGGGACTGAGAAGGTGGGCCTAG